In the genome of Flaviflexus ciconiae, one region contains:
- a CDS encoding Eco57I restriction-modification methylase domain-containing protein translates to MFTETETRTHFVDEFLRIMGWDVSNENGYFGSAVEVALERTVSADSGELSRPDYLCRINGIDRVPIEAKKASVQLAGNIVAATQARSYGWTLSLPMSVLTNFSETIIFDTRSLPVSEVSADYGVIPGCRWTFNDYLEDFDNVWDRLSYESVSTDRFESLYGSGRSNRGTSEFDESFLHSFRNWRRILATEIHQQNHHLLEAEVGRRTQRILNALLFLRVCEDRNILKYKDLFVAANNQNILSMFKWQDKIFNAGIFKALDEISIRDEVLIEIVKDLYWPRSKFAFGLIKPDMLSSIYEQYLGEQVIFIGDGEVDLVQKPEVVHAGGVARTPQLVVDRLVDPAIDQQLDLGVECPKILDPATGSGVFLLTAFRRLLEQAAMDRGRPLSLEERSKIATEQLFGIDIDGAAVEVAKLSIQLAILGDQQFDVTNTHQVLPSLDKNIVAGNFIVREDFDRLLPTWAKEVDVRAQTAPLDVARAFGTKFPENGFDIIASNPPYIRIQTLAEHFPAQLAYLQHEDSGYSAAKSGSFDVYQIFMERAFQLMSTSGSLCFIIPNRFITSAAASFVRGLLAERLQSLTHFGTEQVFEERTTYTALIYCGPETNNPLKVKRVESIQDWYADPSCVSSFSIGRKDLGYGPWQIANEAENSLFRQMEDAAVSLLSEEADVFVGVQSSADEVFFLKDVQDCREDERLVKFTGLNGERGRIERDILRPGIKDVPISLLDGQPTPDRWAIFPYAIVEPPTGNRRARLLSREELSLRYPYALKYLDRHRSVLEKRSISPNPGDSFWAYGRSQSLTKLDEPKLVVRVLSTSPSYAFDSEGLVIPGGGDGGPYYLIRPKEHSAYSIEVLQGILSHPVVDHFVTVLGKSYRGSYAVHRKAFLVKIPLPYLDEMEQHAIAAGVVECREISVRQRTESDTRVLASAKDRKLFLYGEINSIITAAYGLPEGIVEAL, encoded by the coding sequence GTGTTCACCGAGACGGAGACGCGAACGCACTTTGTTGATGAGTTTCTTAGGATCATGGGTTGGGATGTGTCCAACGAGAATGGGTACTTCGGTAGTGCAGTAGAAGTTGCTCTCGAACGTACTGTTTCAGCCGACTCAGGGGAGTTAAGTCGCCCGGACTACCTTTGTAGAATTAATGGAATTGATAGGGTCCCTATCGAAGCTAAAAAAGCGTCCGTTCAACTTGCTGGAAATATAGTAGCGGCGACCCAGGCACGGAGCTATGGTTGGACACTATCCCTACCAATGTCTGTGCTGACTAACTTTTCAGAAACAATCATCTTTGATACGAGAAGTCTTCCAGTATCTGAGGTCAGCGCCGATTATGGAGTAATTCCAGGATGCAGATGGACTTTCAATGATTACTTGGAGGACTTTGATAATGTCTGGGATCGATTATCTTACGAGTCTGTCTCGACAGATCGGTTTGAATCATTATACGGGTCTGGGCGTTCGAACCGTGGAACATCCGAGTTTGATGAGTCATTTCTACACTCATTCCGGAACTGGCGACGAATTTTAGCTACTGAAATTCACCAGCAAAACCATCATTTGCTGGAGGCGGAGGTTGGAAGGCGAACCCAGAGAATTCTAAATGCACTGCTCTTTCTGCGAGTTTGTGAAGACCGGAATATTCTTAAGTACAAGGATCTTTTTGTAGCTGCCAATAATCAGAACATTCTTAGTATGTTTAAGTGGCAGGACAAGATATTCAATGCTGGAATCTTCAAGGCTCTCGATGAGATCAGTATCCGAGACGAGGTTCTAATTGAGATTGTAAAGGACCTTTATTGGCCTAGAAGTAAGTTCGCTTTTGGTCTAATTAAGCCTGACATGCTTTCCTCCATTTACGAACAATATCTAGGTGAGCAAGTAATTTTCATTGGTGATGGGGAAGTTGATTTAGTTCAAAAGCCCGAAGTGGTCCATGCGGGTGGAGTTGCCCGAACACCACAACTAGTCGTTGACCGTCTTGTGGACCCGGCTATCGACCAGCAACTTGACTTAGGTGTTGAATGTCCCAAGATTCTAGATCCTGCGACTGGTTCGGGAGTCTTCCTATTGACGGCCTTTAGACGACTCTTAGAGCAGGCAGCAATGGATCGAGGGAGGCCCCTGTCGCTTGAGGAACGTTCCAAGATTGCAACCGAACAGCTTTTTGGCATTGATATTGATGGAGCCGCCGTTGAGGTTGCCAAACTAAGCATCCAACTGGCGATCCTGGGCGACCAGCAGTTTGATGTCACGAATACACATCAGGTTTTGCCAAGTTTGGACAAGAACATTGTTGCAGGCAACTTTATTGTACGTGAGGACTTTGACCGGTTGCTTCCCACTTGGGCGAAAGAGGTCGATGTTCGTGCGCAAACGGCACCCCTTGATGTTGCTCGGGCGTTTGGAACTAAGTTTCCAGAAAATGGGTTTGATATCATTGCCTCAAATCCGCCTTATATACGTATCCAAACTTTGGCCGAGCACTTTCCCGCACAACTCGCCTATCTTCAACATGAGGACAGTGGCTATAGTGCCGCAAAGTCTGGATCTTTTGATGTTTACCAGATCTTTATGGAGCGTGCGTTCCAGCTAATGTCAACTTCTGGAAGTCTTTGTTTTATTATTCCTAATCGTTTTATAACTTCGGCCGCCGCATCCTTTGTACGAGGCTTGCTTGCTGAACGGCTACAATCGCTCACTCATTTTGGTACGGAGCAAGTATTCGAAGAACGCACAACGTACACCGCGCTCATATATTGTGGGCCTGAAACGAATAACCCACTAAAGGTTAAACGAGTTGAAAGTATCCAAGATTGGTACGCGGATCCGTCGTGCGTCTCAAGTTTTAGTATTGGACGGAAAGATTTAGGTTATGGGCCTTGGCAGATCGCTAACGAGGCAGAAAATAGTCTTTTTAGGCAAATGGAGGACGCGGCCGTCTCCTTGCTTTCCGAAGAGGCGGACGTCTTCGTCGGTGTTCAATCATCAGCTGACGAAGTGTTCTTCTTGAAGGATGTTCAAGATTGCCGCGAGGACGAACGTCTTGTCAAGTTTACTGGGTTGAATGGTGAACGAGGACGAATAGAGAGAGATATCCTACGACCTGGTATTAAGGATGTGCCAATTAGCCTGCTGGACGGGCAGCCAACGCCGGACCGTTGGGCGATCTTCCCATACGCAATAGTGGAGCCGCCGACGGGAAACAGACGAGCAAGGTTGCTTAGTCGAGAGGAGTTATCTCTTAGGTACCCTTATGCGCTCAAGTATCTTGACCGCCATCGGAGCGTGTTAGAGAAAAGGAGCATATCGCCGAATCCAGGTGACTCTTTCTGGGCATATGGGCGCAGTCAAAGTCTCACCAAGTTGGATGAGCCAAAGTTAGTTGTGCGTGTGCTGTCAACTTCGCCCTCATACGCCTTTGACTCTGAAGGTCTCGTAATTCCGGGAGGAGGGGATGGGGGCCCCTACTACTTAATTCGACCGAAGGAACACTCGGCATACTCCATCGAAGTTTTGCAGGGAATCCTAAGCCATCCGGTGGTTGATCATTTTGTAACTGTTCTCGGGAAGAGCTACAGGGGGTCCTATGCTGTCCACCGGAAGGCGTTTCTCGTGAAGATTCCGCTACCGTACCTTGACGAGATGGAACAACATGCGATAGCGGCCGGAGTTGTTGAGTGTAGGGAAATTTCTGTAAGGCAACGCACGGAATCTGATACAAGGGTTCTTGCGTCGGCCAAGGATAGAAAACTGTTTCTATATGGGGAAATTAATTCGATTATTACCGCGGCATATGGTCTACCAGAAGGAATTGTTGAGGCGCTCTAA
- a CDS encoding exonuclease domain-containing protein, with amino-acid sequence MKPFVAIDFETANEKRASACAVGLVRYDDRGQEVGQYATLLRPHEDLDWFSFRNIQVHGITADDVIGAPAWDDVHPDISDFVGDLPLVAHNMAFDGYVLSDLASLYGLAQSANRRMCTLRLSRKLLATELCSKSLDLVFRHYFPSDSFVHHEASADARACGRIFARMQSEYGYEELEKLCPPTGVLTR; translated from the coding sequence GTGAAACCCTTCGTTGCCATTGATTTTGAGACAGCAAATGAAAAGCGTGCCTCCGCATGTGCCGTTGGACTTGTCCGCTACGATGACCGCGGTCAGGAGGTTGGTCAATACGCCACCCTGCTGCGACCCCACGAAGATCTTGACTGGTTCAGTTTTCGAAACATCCAGGTCCACGGGATCACGGCCGATGACGTGATCGGAGCGCCGGCCTGGGACGATGTTCACCCCGATATCTCTGATTTTGTCGGCGACCTCCCGCTCGTTGCCCACAACATGGCGTTCGACGGCTATGTCCTTAGCGATCTTGCTTCGCTGTACGGCCTGGCGCAGTCCGCCAACCGCCGCATGTGCACCCTTCGACTCTCGAGGAAGCTGCTTGCCACCGAACTCTGCAGCAAGAGCCTTGACCTTGTCTTCCGTCACTACTTCCCGTCCGACAGTTTCGTCCACCACGAGGCGTCGGCAGATGCGAGAGCGTGTGGCAGGATCTTTGCCCGCATGCAGTCCGAATATGGATACGAGGAACTCGAGAAGCTCTGCCCGCCCACCGGAGTGCTCACTCGCTAG
- a CDS encoding (Fe-S)-binding protein, with product MKVALFATCMSDAMFPQAPQATLHLLRRLGVEVVFPQSQACCGQMHVNTGYYPEAMPLIENHVRTFSPVLNGEWDAVVVPSGSCTGSIREQQAMVAENQGKSQVAARAALIAKKTYDLSEFLVDVLGVTDVGAYFPHRVTYHPTCHSLRVARVGDKPQQLLSKVQGIDFVPLPEAESCCGFGGTFSIKNPETSAAMVSRKIANVISTKSDVLVAGDYSCLMNIGGALARNRAGIRTMHLAEVLAGTQAEPWEAPATTTKVGV from the coding sequence ATGAAAGTCGCACTGTTCGCCACATGTATGTCGGACGCCATGTTCCCACAGGCTCCGCAGGCAACCCTCCACCTCCTGAGACGGCTCGGTGTTGAGGTCGTCTTCCCGCAGTCCCAGGCATGCTGCGGTCAGATGCACGTGAATACGGGCTACTACCCGGAAGCCATGCCGCTGATCGAGAACCACGTGCGGACCTTCTCACCGGTCCTCAATGGTGAGTGGGACGCCGTGGTTGTTCCCTCCGGTTCCTGCACCGGCTCTATCCGGGAGCAGCAGGCTATGGTGGCCGAGAACCAGGGCAAGTCCCAGGTAGCCGCAAGGGCAGCACTCATTGCAAAGAAAACGTACGACCTGTCCGAGTTCCTGGTAGACGTGCTTGGCGTGACCGACGTGGGAGCCTACTTCCCGCACCGCGTTACCTACCACCCGACCTGCCACTCCTTGCGAGTCGCCCGCGTTGGCGACAAGCCCCAGCAGCTCCTGTCCAAGGTTCAGGGGATCGACTTCGTTCCGCTTCCCGAAGCGGAGTCGTGCTGCGGTTTCGGTGGAACCTTCTCGATTAAGAACCCGGAAACTTCGGCCGCGATGGTGTCCCGGAAGATCGCCAACGTTATCTCAACCAAGTCGGATGTACTGGTCGCGGGTGACTACTCCTGTCTCATGAATATTGGCGGTGCCCTTGCGCGCAACCGCGCGGGAATCCGCACCATGCACCTCGCAGAGGTGCTTGCCGGAACCCAGGCTGAGCCGTGGGAGGCCCCGGCCACGACAACGAAGGTCGGTGTGTGA
- a CDS encoding LutC/YkgG family protein: MSARSEILANVRKALGDRVTPPPVPRDYRQETENAPGSQPVIDEMIEALEDYTAVVVRVEPKDIPDAIADFLDGLNSVVVPDGLDPTWKEAATRDGRTVTEDSRENGLSNYELDEIDAVVTASRVGVSLSGTIILDGEPDQGRRAITLVPDTHVIVLNEKDVYPTVPQAVAVLEKNPLRPVTWIAGPSATSDIELVRVDGVHGPRNLRVVLVKE; the protein is encoded by the coding sequence ATGAGTGCCCGTAGCGAGATTCTTGCCAACGTACGTAAGGCCCTGGGTGACCGCGTCACCCCGCCACCTGTTCCGCGGGACTACCGTCAAGAAACAGAGAACGCTCCAGGGTCCCAGCCAGTCATCGACGAAATGATTGAAGCCCTCGAGGACTACACAGCAGTGGTTGTCCGCGTTGAACCGAAGGACATCCCCGATGCGATCGCGGACTTCCTCGATGGCCTGAACTCCGTCGTTGTCCCCGATGGTCTTGACCCAACCTGGAAGGAAGCGGCTACTCGGGATGGTAGGACCGTCACCGAGGACTCGCGAGAGAACGGCCTATCAAACTACGAACTCGACGAGATCGATGCCGTTGTTACTGCCTCCCGCGTGGGTGTTTCCCTTTCCGGCACCATCATCCTCGATGGCGAACCCGACCAGGGCCGACGGGCAATCACCCTCGTCCCCGACACCCATGTCATTGTTCTCAACGAGAAGGACGTCTACCCGACAGTTCCGCAGGCTGTAGCAGTCCTTGAAAAGAACCCGCTGCGACCCGTCACGTGGATCGCGGGACCGTCAGCTACCTCCGACATTGAACTCGTACGAGTCGACGGTGTGCACGGTCCTCGCAACCTCCGCGTTGTGCTCGTCAAGGAGTAG
- a CDS encoding FadR/GntR family transcriptional regulator, with protein sequence MSNPPGASKAQVGAAYIRERINSGDWPVGEAIPKEPELMEILSVGRSTVREAVRSLASLGILETQKGVGTFVRSRTPVPNVLVETYASFDPGEILVFRRALEVEAARQATMKATPEQIDGLKASFEATRAFKDGLLGNSYMGQGAPGHFHNVIFEMAGSGPLSLSYSAAMTVINRGVRRGTIIQGSPPGTGKTDHLNIIAAIESGDPERAANVMAEHIDHDLIPNPEEVQA encoded by the coding sequence ATGAGCAACCCTCCGGGAGCCTCTAAGGCCCAGGTTGGAGCCGCCTACATCCGAGAACGGATAAACAGCGGCGACTGGCCCGTTGGCGAGGCCATCCCCAAGGAGCCCGAACTCATGGAGATCCTCTCGGTCGGCAGATCAACCGTACGAGAGGCAGTACGTTCCCTCGCCTCTCTTGGCATTCTCGAAACCCAGAAGGGTGTGGGAACGTTCGTGCGCTCGCGGACACCCGTTCCCAATGTTCTCGTGGAAACCTATGCTTCCTTTGACCCCGGCGAGATTCTCGTATTCCGCCGCGCCCTCGAAGTTGAAGCTGCACGCCAAGCAACGATGAAAGCAACACCTGAGCAGATCGATGGGTTGAAGGCGAGCTTCGAAGCGACCAGGGCTTTTAAAGACGGCCTGCTTGGCAACAGCTACATGGGTCAGGGAGCCCCCGGCCACTTCCATAACGTGATCTTTGAGATGGCGGGGTCGGGTCCGCTCAGCCTGTCCTACTCGGCCGCAATGACCGTTATCAACCGTGGCGTCCGCAGGGGCACGATCATCCAGGGTTCGCCTCCCGGAACCGGCAAGACCGATCATCTCAACATCATTGCCGCGATTGAATCCGGCGATCCTGAGCGCGCCGCAAACGTCATGGCCGAACACATCGACCACGACCTCATCCCCAACCCCGAGGAAGTTCAGGCGTAG
- a CDS encoding L-lactate permease, which translates to MIVETFVPSTTAIADSTAISALVGILPLLVFFVLLGVFKLATHWCAVGALVVAAISAVVGFGMPAGMVGLSALQGLAFGIAPILYIVIAAVWLYNLTVRSGRAEDVRAVFSAVGKGDQRVQALLVGYSFCALLEGLAGFGAPVAIVAAMLVTLGVKPLKAAAVTMVGNSINVGFGAMAIPVTTAGRIGGVPATEVAATASSITPWIATLLPFLLVIILDGTRGLRQLWHIALVQGLVMSAGHIIAANFISYELTAVFAALLSFAAVALLLNYSNPTTPEEYRSETSEKLPSGSRITLALMPYWLVVIIFAVAKLWRLGVDIPAALASTDITIEWPGLYGNLLTASGEVSESAIYNLQTLSSPGTMIVLTALIVAFVYGRNSSGGVFEFSFVRGVKVLGETIVSLRWSLLTIALVMSLAYVMNFSGQTMAIGAALAATGAAFAFLSPILGWIGTAVTGSATSANALFADLQATAAAGANLDSSVLLSANTIGGGIGKIVSPQNLAIAATAVGGKTSESEILKKVAPWSLGILLLLCVLVFLATQGILPLM; encoded by the coding sequence GTGATTGTGGAAACCTTTGTTCCGTCGACAACGGCGATAGCGGATTCGACTGCTATCTCCGCGCTTGTCGGCATCCTTCCTCTACTTGTTTTCTTTGTCCTGCTCGGCGTCTTCAAGCTGGCAACCCACTGGTGCGCCGTTGGCGCCCTCGTTGTCGCCGCGATCTCCGCCGTTGTCGGGTTCGGTATGCCGGCGGGAATGGTTGGACTTTCTGCCCTTCAGGGCCTTGCCTTCGGTATTGCCCCGATTCTCTACATCGTTATCGCGGCCGTCTGGCTCTATAACCTCACGGTGAGATCCGGGCGAGCCGAGGACGTGCGTGCGGTCTTCTCGGCCGTGGGCAAGGGCGATCAACGCGTTCAGGCGCTCCTTGTCGGCTACTCCTTCTGTGCACTCCTTGAGGGCCTGGCGGGCTTCGGAGCCCCCGTCGCCATCGTCGCCGCTATGCTCGTCACCCTCGGGGTGAAGCCGCTCAAGGCTGCGGCTGTGACGATGGTGGGCAACTCGATCAACGTTGGCTTTGGTGCCATGGCGATCCCCGTGACCACGGCTGGACGAATCGGCGGCGTGCCAGCAACTGAAGTCGCTGCCACTGCCTCCTCGATTACCCCGTGGATTGCGACCCTCCTGCCGTTCCTGCTCGTCATCATTCTTGACGGCACCCGCGGTCTGCGCCAGCTCTGGCATATTGCTCTCGTCCAGGGCCTGGTCATGAGCGCAGGGCACATCATTGCGGCGAACTTTATTTCCTACGAGCTCACGGCCGTCTTTGCAGCCCTGCTGAGCTTCGCGGCCGTTGCCCTCCTGCTCAACTACTCCAATCCCACAACCCCGGAGGAGTACCGTTCGGAGACGAGTGAGAAACTGCCCTCCGGGTCTCGCATCACCCTTGCTCTCATGCCATACTGGCTCGTCGTCATCATCTTTGCTGTCGCGAAGCTCTGGAGGCTCGGGGTCGATATTCCGGCGGCCCTTGCCAGTACCGATATCACCATTGAATGGCCGGGCCTGTATGGCAATCTGCTGACTGCCTCGGGTGAGGTATCAGAATCGGCGATCTACAATCTCCAGACCCTTTCCTCGCCGGGAACAATGATCGTGCTGACCGCCCTGATCGTTGCGTTTGTGTATGGCCGCAATTCGTCGGGTGGGGTCTTCGAGTTCTCGTTCGTCAGGGGCGTGAAGGTGCTCGGGGAAACGATTGTGTCCCTGCGCTGGTCGCTCCTCACCATTGCTTTGGTGATGTCGCTGGCCTACGTCATGAACTTCTCCGGCCAAACCATGGCAATCGGCGCTGCCTTGGCTGCTACCGGTGCGGCGTTTGCCTTCCTGTCTCCGATCCTCGGCTGGATTGGCACGGCCGTCACCGGCTCGGCTACCTCCGCGAACGCCCTGTTCGCTGACCTTCAGGCAACGGCTGCTGCCGGTGCGAACCTGGATTCGTCGGTGCTCCTATCCGCCAACACCATCGGTGGTGGTATCGGCAAGATCGTGTCGCCGCAGAACCTTGCTATCGCGGCAACAGCCGTGGGTGGTAAGACCTCGGAGTCCGAGATCCTCAAGAAGGTCGCACCCTGGTCACTCGGTATCCTCCTTCTTCTCTGCGTGCTGGTCTTCCTGGCAACGCAGGGAATCCTTCCCCTTATGTAG
- a CDS encoding Eco57I restriction-modification methylase domain-containing protein, which produces MSKFEAKVLPNSDKLRGGYYTPAPIAKFLTNWAVPVSPRMNRQVRVLEPSCGDGAILQNLNSGDLDVTAVEIVESEAKKAASLGIGKVINEDFFIWVQERSRDLEFDAVVGNPPYIRFGNWDTKSRDSALTLMKNSGLRPSKLTNAWVPFVVGAINSTRLGGKVGLVLPAEILQVGYAAQLRDYLVAHCSHITIVSFDKLVFPGVLQEVILLLLEVGHGPAMIRTHEVHDVSALENLRVDGEEVRASLNPGEKWTYYYLDTELIKLLRNVQSNEAFSPVSRSARVNVGIVTGRNSFFCLTSEESKSKGLEPWTIPLLSRSGHLQGVTLTHSDFSENEAKDYRTRLLAIPENTEIHKFPRLASYVQAGEEAEVHTGYKTRIRKSWWSVPSIAIPDGFMLRQIHRSPRIYGNEARATSTDTVHRVFLETSAFTAEQLSVAALNSVTCALAEVYGRSYGGGILELEPSEASGLLIPDPKLIEKKLVVNVDSLLRLGKEDEARQLVDQVVLQNILNMPSREVEGFSRILTTMRERRLKRSRK; this is translated from the coding sequence ATGAGCAAATTCGAGGCTAAGGTCCTACCTAATTCAGATAAACTGCGTGGTGGCTATTATACACCCGCACCAATCGCTAAGTTTCTCACAAATTGGGCAGTACCAGTATCGCCAAGAATGAACCGCCAAGTCCGAGTGTTAGAACCATCTTGCGGAGATGGCGCAATTCTTCAAAATCTTAACAGCGGGGACCTTGACGTCACTGCTGTCGAAATTGTTGAGAGCGAGGCTAAGAAGGCCGCTTCACTCGGGATTGGCAAAGTCATAAATGAGGATTTCTTTATTTGGGTACAGGAGCGTTCAAGAGATTTAGAGTTTGACGCTGTTGTAGGAAATCCCCCTTATATTCGGTTTGGAAATTGGGATACAAAATCGCGTGATTCTGCTCTCACTCTTATGAAAAATAGTGGACTTCGCCCTAGCAAACTTACAAATGCCTGGGTTCCGTTTGTCGTGGGTGCAATAAACTCCACTCGGCTTGGCGGAAAAGTAGGGCTCGTACTCCCCGCCGAGATACTTCAGGTTGGATATGCTGCCCAGTTGCGAGACTATTTAGTGGCGCATTGTTCTCACATCACAATTGTTTCATTTGATAAGCTTGTGTTTCCAGGCGTACTGCAGGAAGTAATTCTCCTTCTGCTCGAAGTCGGTCACGGACCAGCCATGATCCGCACGCATGAGGTCCATGATGTTTCTGCATTAGAGAACTTAAGAGTTGATGGAGAAGAAGTACGCGCCTCACTAAACCCTGGCGAAAAATGGACCTACTACTATCTTGATACTGAGCTCATCAAACTGCTACGCAACGTTCAGTCAAACGAAGCATTCTCACCTGTTTCGCGGTCTGCAAGGGTTAACGTCGGTATAGTTACAGGCAGAAACTCCTTCTTTTGCCTCACATCTGAGGAAAGTAAATCTAAAGGACTCGAGCCCTGGACGATCCCGCTTCTCTCCCGAAGCGGACACTTGCAAGGCGTCACTTTAACTCACTCTGATTTCAGCGAAAACGAGGCGAAGGACTACCGTACACGATTACTTGCAATTCCTGAGAACACGGAGATCCACAAGTTCCCTCGTCTCGCATCATATGTGCAAGCAGGCGAAGAAGCAGAAGTCCACACAGGGTACAAGACGCGGATCAGGAAATCCTGGTGGTCTGTTCCTTCAATCGCGATTCCAGACGGTTTCATGCTTCGCCAAATTCATAGATCTCCTAGAATTTACGGTAATGAGGCTCGTGCAACTTCTACCGATACCGTGCATCGCGTGTTTCTGGAAACCAGTGCCTTCACGGCTGAACAGCTCTCAGTGGCTGCTCTCAACTCAGTCACTTGTGCGCTTGCCGAGGTATATGGAAGATCATACGGTGGTGGGATTTTGGAGCTTGAGCCCTCTGAAGCAAGTGGACTTCTCATTCCAGACCCAAAATTAATCGAAAAGAAACTGGTTGTGAACGTAGATTCACTGCTCCGGCTGGGAAAGGAAGATGAGGCCCGGCAGCTAGTTGACCAGGTAGTACTTCAAAATATTTTAAATATGCCGAGTCGAGAGGTAGAGGGATTTTCACGAATCCTAACAACCATGCGCGAACGCCGTCTCAAACGTTCAAGAAAATAG
- a CDS encoding MFS transporter, which produces MQKKSSAALLAVLYASALIAAFSENLVNVSLVDMMAEFGIGANTAQWLVTGYMLVTAIVVTISAFLYRFFGLRRLFFFGGCFLIAGSIVSITSASFPVLLIGRLDHSVGTGIFIPTMMSAVMAVARRKQIGTYLAIGGAMITLGPALAPVVSGVMVTGFGWRSAFYPPLIIMGLIMIAGFFLVRDVAEPVKLRLDVMSVAMSALGLFLFVYGLSIVSSAPLQATAFIVAGVAVLAGFAYRQFKIDNPVLDLRPMLNKRFRPSTLLVMVAMATTFSMSVLLPLYFQRSLGMDAFAAGALLLAPILINAFTSLVGGRVMAGSGAWPLLPIGFLIVAVGQAAIVVLSPNQTWLGVLVASVVVYAGVGVVLSPSQSAGLSRLDLSQHTYGVAILNTAIQVAASIGPSLFIGVMAARAGSVAAAGTSEPEAQAFGFSAAVLVATIIAIIGVVVSFVYSRSLRSAGRTVSAGPSPAQH; this is translated from the coding sequence ATGCAGAAGAAGAGTTCGGCCGCGCTATTGGCGGTCCTTTACGCAAGCGCCTTGATTGCCGCGTTTAGCGAGAACCTGGTTAATGTTTCCCTGGTCGACATGATGGCCGAGTTCGGGATTGGTGCGAATACTGCGCAGTGGCTGGTCACCGGATACATGCTTGTCACCGCGATCGTCGTGACGATCTCCGCTTTCCTTTACCGATTCTTTGGGCTGAGGCGGCTGTTCTTCTTCGGAGGCTGCTTCCTCATTGCGGGCTCGATTGTTTCGATCACGTCCGCATCCTTCCCTGTCCTCCTGATCGGGCGTCTCGACCATTCGGTCGGCACCGGAATTTTCATTCCGACCATGATGAGTGCGGTGATGGCGGTGGCGCGAAGGAAGCAGATCGGCACATATCTTGCTATCGGCGGCGCCATGATCACCCTCGGCCCGGCTCTTGCCCCCGTTGTTTCGGGAGTGATGGTGACCGGGTTCGGATGGCGGAGCGCATTCTATCCTCCGCTGATCATCATGGGTCTCATCATGATTGCCGGTTTCTTCCTTGTTCGGGACGTTGCCGAGCCGGTGAAGCTCCGCCTCGACGTCATGTCGGTCGCAATGTCGGCCCTTGGCTTGTTCCTCTTCGTCTACGGTCTGTCGATCGTTTCCTCCGCACCCCTCCAGGCCACCGCATTCATCGTTGCCGGTGTAGCTGTCCTCGCAGGCTTCGCCTACCGCCAGTTCAAGATCGACAACCCCGTTCTTGACCTGCGTCCCATGCTGAATAAGCGCTTCCGACCGTCAACCCTTCTTGTCATGGTGGCCATGGCGACAACGTTCTCGATGAGTGTGTTGCTGCCCCTCTACTTCCAGCGTTCACTCGGTATGGATGCCTTCGCGGCAGGTGCTCTTCTCCTCGCGCCCATCCTCATCAACGCCTTCACCTCGCTCGTGGGCGGCCGGGTTATGGCCGGTAGTGGCGCGTGGCCGCTGCTCCCGATCGGCTTCCTGATCGTCGCGGTGGGCCAGGCCGCAATTGTGGTTCTGTCCCCGAACCAAACGTGGCTTGGCGTGCTGGTTGCCTCCGTTGTTGTCTATGCAGGTGTGGGAGTTGTTCTCTCACCCTCCCAGTCGGCAGGTCTATCGCGCCTAGACCTGTCACAGCACACCTACGGCGTCGCGATTCTCAACACGGCGATCCAGGTTGCTGCCAGTATCGGCCCCTCACTTTTCATTGGCGTCATGGCAGCCCGTGCCGGTTCCGTTGCGGCCGCTGGGACGAGCGAGCCGGAAGCTCAAGCATTCGGCTTCTCGGCGGCTGTCCTCGTCGCCACGATCATCGCGATCATTGGGGTCGTTGTCTCGTTCGTCTATTCGCGCTCCCTGCGCTCTGCCGGTCGCACGGTATCTGCTGGACCCAGCCCTGCCCAGCATTGA